The following coding sequences are from one Betaproteobacteria bacterium window:
- a CDS encoding acetyl-CoA C-acyltransferase, which yields MTHTLQDAYILAATRLPVGKKNGLYASTRPDDLLAQALRALLAQVPTLDPARVADVIVGCAMPEAEQGMNVARIGLLLAGLPHSVPGMTINRFCASGLQAVADAAARIRLGEADAVIAAGTESMSAMPQITGNKTAINPAVFAHDENRAIAYGMGLTAEKLAHRWNIGREAQDAFAVESHRRAVAAIAAGHFRAETTPAELVHRQPDLASGEIRLTTATADRDEGPRADCTPESLARLKPAFHARGSVTAGNSSQMSDGAAAVLLVSGRLLKELKVDPLARFAAYAVAGVAPEIMGIGPVAAVPPALARAGIRLADLDWIELNEAFAAQALAVIGELGLDPARVNPLGGAIALGHPLGATGAIRTATLVHGLKRSGGRYGMVTMCIGTGMGAAGVFERL from the coding sequence ATGACGCACACGCTCCAGGACGCCTACATCCTTGCCGCGACCCGGCTGCCGGTGGGCAAGAAGAACGGGCTTTACGCCAGCACCCGGCCGGACGATCTGCTGGCCCAGGCGCTGCGGGCACTGCTGGCCCAGGTGCCGACGCTGGACCCGGCCCGGGTGGCCGACGTGATCGTCGGTTGCGCCATGCCCGAGGCGGAGCAGGGCATGAACGTCGCCCGCATCGGGCTCCTGCTGGCCGGGCTGCCCCACAGCGTGCCGGGCATGACCATCAACCGCTTCTGTGCTTCCGGCCTCCAGGCGGTGGCGGATGCGGCGGCCCGCATCCGCCTGGGGGAGGCCGACGCGGTCATTGCGGCGGGCACCGAATCCATGAGCGCCATGCCGCAGATCACCGGCAACAAGACCGCCATCAACCCCGCCGTCTTCGCCCATGACGAGAACCGCGCCATCGCCTACGGCATGGGGCTCACCGCTGAAAAGCTGGCCCACCGCTGGAACATCGGCCGGGAGGCCCAGGACGCCTTCGCCGTCGAATCCCACCGCCGGGCCGTCGCGGCGATCGCCGCCGGGCACTTCCGGGCCGAGACGACGCCGGCGGAACTGGTCCACCGCCAGCCGGATCTGGCCAGCGGGGAAATCCGGCTCACGACCGCCACCGCCGACCGCGACGAGGGCCCCCGCGCCGACTGCACCCCGGAATCCCTGGCCCGACTGAAGCCGGCCTTCCACGCCCGGGGTTCGGTCACCGCCGGCAATTCGTCCCAGATGTCCGACGGCGCTGCGGCGGTGCTCCTCGTTTCAGGGCGCCTGCTCAAGGAACTGAAGGTCGATCCCCTGGCCCGCTTTGCGGCGTACGCCGTTGCCGGCGTGGCGCCGGAGATCATGGGCATCGGTCCGGTGGCGGCGGTGCCGCCGGCGCTGGCCCGGGCCGGCATCCGCCTCGCCGACCTGGACTGGATCGAACTCAACGAAGCCTTCGCCGCCCAGGCCCTCGCCGTCATCGGCGAGCTGGGCCTGGACCCGGCCCGGGTCAATCCCCTGGGGGGCGCCATTGCCCTGGGGCACCCCCTGGGCGCCACCGGCGCCATCCGCACCGCCACCCTGGTACACGGCTTGAAGCGCAGCGGCGGCCGCTACGGCATGGTCACGATGTGCATCGGCACGGGGATGGGGGCGGCGGGGGTGTTCGAGCGGCTGTAG
- a CDS encoding DUF1924 domain-containing protein: MKFPLFLFLTASLPLTPIAMAETPGEFLNRYEAEARQAEPAYAASPRRGEQFFRQVGVKDWSCSTCHTDNPAGPGKHATTAKAIDPLAPAANTARFTRAEKVEKWFKRNCNDVLGRACSPREKSDVLAYLVAVRP, encoded by the coding sequence ATGAAATTCCCTCTGTTTCTGTTTCTGACTGCAAGCCTTCCCCTGACGCCCATCGCCATGGCGGAGACCCCCGGCGAATTTTTGAACCGCTACGAGGCCGAGGCGCGGCAAGCCGAACCCGCCTACGCCGCGTCGCCCCGGCGCGGAGAGCAGTTCTTCCGCCAGGTCGGGGTCAAGGACTGGAGTTGCTCCACCTGCCATACCGACAACCCGGCGGGGCCAGGCAAGCACGCCACGACGGCCAAGGCCATCGATCCCCTGGCGCCCGCGGCCAACACGGCCCGCTTTACCCGGGCGGAGAAGGTGGAGAAGTGGTTCAAGCGCAATTGCAACGATGTCCTGGGGCGCGCCTGCAGTCCCCGCGAGAAGAGCGACGTCCTGGCTTACCTCGTCGCCGTCAGGCCCTGA
- a CDS encoding nucleotidyltransferase family protein: MDKTTALQILIQSKPVLAERFGVRELALFGSTAGDRAGTASDIDVLVTFDGPASSARYFGVQFYLEDILGCPVDLVTDKALRPELRPFVEREAIRV; encoded by the coding sequence ATGGACAAGACGACCGCACTTCAGATCCTCATCCAGAGCAAGCCGGTTCTCGCGGAACGCTTTGGCGTGAGAGAACTCGCCCTGTTCGGATCGACGGCCGGCGACCGTGCCGGCACGGCGAGCGATATCGACGTCCTCGTCACCTTCGACGGTCCAGCAAGTTCGGCCCGCTACTTCGGCGTCCAGTTCTATCTGGAGGATATTCTGGGCTGCCCCGTCGATCTGGTCACCGACAAGGCCCTGCGTCCTGAATTGCGACCTTTCGTTGAGCGCGAGGCGATCCGTGTCTGA
- a CDS encoding long-chain-fatty-acid--CoA ligase has protein sequence MDKIWLKSYPAGIPADISTDHCPSLVALVEEACRKYADLTAFISMGRELSYADLDARSREFAGWLQGRGLGKGDRVALMMPNLLQYPVALVGALRAGCVVVNCNPLYTPRELEHQLKDSGATAIVIVENFAHTLEQVIARTAVRHVVVTPMGEMLGFPKGLLVNLVVRHVKKLVPAWSLPGAVNFVAALAEGRRAGQKPVALGHDDLAFLQYTGGTTGVSKGAMLSHGNITANVLQAHAWIRPVIRDGQECIVTALPLYHIFALTANCLTFIMVGARNLLIANPRDIPGFIKEWRRYPVSVATGVNTLFNALLNDPDFAKLDFSPMRITLGGGMAVQGAVADRWKAITGGPLLQAYGLTETSPAATINPLDLDGFNGSIGLPIPSTEVSIRDDAGHEVERGQVGEICIRGPQVMKGYWQRPEETAQVMTPDGFLRTGDMGYVDAGGFVFLVDRKKDMILVSGFNVYPNEVEEAVARHPGVRDVAAIGVADDRSGEAVKIFVVKKDPALTAEALIEHCRQELTGYKVPRQVEFRDDLPRTNVGKILRRALKEGA, from the coding sequence ATGGACAAGATCTGGCTCAAGAGTTACCCGGCGGGCATTCCCGCCGACATTTCCACCGATCATTGCCCCTCCCTGGTGGCCCTGGTCGAGGAGGCCTGTCGCAAGTACGCCGACCTGACGGCCTTCATCAGCATGGGGCGGGAGCTTTCCTACGCCGATCTCGACGCCCGTTCGCGGGAGTTTGCCGGCTGGCTCCAGGGCCGGGGCCTGGGCAAGGGCGACCGGGTGGCGCTGATGATGCCCAATCTGCTCCAGTACCCGGTGGCCCTGGTGGGGGCCCTGCGGGCAGGGTGCGTGGTGGTCAATTGCAATCCCTTATACACGCCGCGGGAACTGGAGCACCAGTTGAAGGATTCCGGGGCGACGGCCATCGTCATCGTCGAGAATTTCGCCCATACCCTGGAACAGGTCATCGCGCGCACCGCCGTGCGCCACGTCGTCGTGACCCCCATGGGCGAGATGCTGGGCTTCCCCAAGGGGCTGCTGGTGAATCTGGTGGTGCGCCATGTGAAGAAGCTGGTTCCCGCCTGGTCCCTGCCCGGAGCGGTGAATTTTGTGGCGGCGCTGGCCGAGGGCCGCCGGGCGGGGCAGAAGCCGGTGGCCCTGGGCCACGACGATCTGGCCTTTCTGCAATACACCGGGGGGACGACCGGGGTTTCCAAGGGGGCCATGCTGTCCCACGGCAACATCACCGCCAACGTCCTGCAAGCCCACGCCTGGATCAGGCCGGTGATCCGCGACGGCCAGGAATGCATCGTCACGGCGCTTCCTCTCTATCATATCTTCGCCCTCACGGCGAACTGCCTCACCTTCATCATGGTCGGGGCGCGCAATCTGCTCATCGCCAACCCGCGGGACATCCCGGGCTTCATCAAGGAATGGCGGCGCTATCCGGTTTCGGTGGCCACCGGGGTCAATACCCTGTTCAACGCCCTGCTCAACGATCCCGATTTCGCCAAGCTCGATTTTTCCCCCATGCGCATCACCCTGGGGGGCGGCATGGCGGTGCAGGGCGCGGTGGCGGATCGCTGGAAAGCCATCACCGGCGGCCCGCTGCTCCAGGCCTACGGCCTCACCGAGACCTCGCCGGCGGCCACCATCAACCCGCTCGATCTCGATGGTTTCAACGGTTCCATCGGCCTGCCCATTCCTTCGACCGAGGTATCGATCCGCGACGACGCCGGCCACGAGGTGGAGCGGGGCCAGGTGGGCGAAATCTGCATCCGCGGGCCCCAGGTGATGAAAGGGTACTGGCAGCGGCCGGAAGAAACGGCCCAGGTGATGACCCCCGACGGATTCCTGCGCACCGGCGACATGGGCTATGTCGATGCCGGCGGATTCGTCTTCCTGGTCGATCGCAAGAAAGACATGATCCTGGTGTCGGGATTCAACGTCTATCCCAACGAGGTCGAGGAGGCGGTGGCCCGCCACCCGGGCGTGCGGGACGTGGCGGCCATTGGCGTTGCCGATGATCGTTCCGGCGAGGCGGTGAAGATCTTCGTGGTAAAAAAGGATCCCGCCCTCACCGCCGAGGCCCTCATCGAACACTGCCGCCAGGAACTCACCGGCTACAAGGTGCCGCGCCAGGTGGAATTCCGCGACGACCTGCCGCGCACCAATGTCGGCAAGATTCTGCGCCGGGCCCTCAAGGAAGGTGCTTAG
- a CDS encoding PAS domain S-box protein, with translation MDLSTQGRLCEKAPAGSAGSVDFSDWAVLWANEEMHRLFGYAATELIDRPSRALFADQASFERFWQDVLHQIGTRNYFKGPVMHRRKDGGLERFEVGVTPVEGVANAYLASFDLARPAQERRRNLADQLQVLAAISDGVVVYSDAGRIVYTNGAADALFGYGANELLGQEVSHLNGDDSPEAEERARAVRCALGDQGIWQGDSVARRRDGSRFWINSTISGHSFPGLERLWIAVVRDITSRKALEDELKRSKEQLELAMRGSSSGMWSVDMLGGDMVCDGRVFEIFGLDPAGATMSRERWVSAIHPDDLNFATAVFRQHLKGETPIFQIEHRVRHTEGHWVWILTSGKVMERTESGWATRVIGTCQDISLQKRLSQETENLLIRLQSVIKSVSLATPAGPHAIPGTSAAGSLTRREMTVLTLIAEGLTSTQIAERMHLSPGTIGSHRRNLMAKLDLHSTAEVTRFAMEHGLLAR, from the coding sequence ATGGATCTATCCACGCAAGGCCGCCTGTGCGAAAAAGCGCCCGCAGGAAGCGCTGGCTCCGTCGACTTCAGCGACTGGGCGGTGTTGTGGGCCAACGAGGAGATGCATCGACTGTTCGGGTACGCGGCGACCGAACTCATCGACCGACCCAGCCGCGCGCTCTTTGCCGACCAGGCCAGTTTCGAGCGCTTCTGGCAGGACGTCCTGCACCAGATCGGCACGCGAAACTACTTCAAGGGGCCGGTCATGCACCGGCGCAAGGACGGCGGTCTCGAACGCTTCGAAGTCGGCGTCACGCCGGTCGAGGGCGTGGCCAACGCTTACCTGGCATCCTTCGACCTCGCACGGCCGGCGCAGGAAAGACGCCGCAATCTGGCTGACCAGTTGCAAGTTCTCGCCGCCATCAGCGATGGGGTCGTCGTCTACTCCGACGCAGGCCGGATCGTGTACACCAATGGCGCTGCCGACGCCCTGTTCGGTTACGGAGCCAATGAACTGCTCGGTCAAGAGGTCTCCCACCTGAACGGCGATGACTCGCCCGAGGCGGAAGAGCGCGCCCGGGCCGTGCGCTGCGCCCTGGGCGACCAGGGGATCTGGCAGGGCGACAGCGTCGCTCGACGCCGGGACGGGAGCCGTTTCTGGATCAATTCCACCATTTCCGGCCACAGTTTCCCGGGGTTGGAGCGCCTGTGGATCGCCGTGGTACGCGACATCACGTCGCGCAAGGCCCTGGAAGACGAGCTCAAGCGCAGCAAGGAACAATTGGAACTGGCGATGCGGGGTTCATCGTCCGGCATGTGGTCGGTGGACATGCTGGGGGGCGACATGGTGTGCGATGGCCGGGTATTCGAAATCTTCGGTCTCGATCCCGCCGGGGCGACCATGAGCCGGGAACGCTGGGTCAGCGCCATCCACCCGGACGACCTGAATTTCGCCACTGCGGTCTTCCGCCAGCACCTCAAGGGCGAAACGCCGATCTTCCAGATCGAACACCGCGTGCGCCACACGGAAGGTCACTGGGTCTGGATTCTGACCAGCGGCAAGGTCATGGAGCGCACCGAGTCAGGCTGGGCAACGCGCGTCATCGGTACTTGCCAGGACATCAGCCTCCAGAAGCGCCTGAGCCAGGAAACGGAAAATCTCCTGATCCGCCTGCAGTCGGTCATCAAGTCCGTCAGCCTCGCCACGCCGGCGGGGCCGCACGCCATCCCCGGCACGTCCGCCGCCGGCAGCCTTACGCGGAGGGAGATGACCGTGCTCACCCTGATCGCCGAAGGCCTCACCTCGACCCAGATCGCCGAGCGCATGCACCTGTCCCCGGGCACCATAGGGTCCCATCGGCGCAATCTGATGGCCAAGCTCGACCTGCACAGCACCGCCGAAGTGACCCGCTTTGCCATGGAACACGGGCTGCTCGCGCGTTAG
- a CDS encoding DUF86 domain-containing protein, which produces MSDSPAREWQFYIDDMLETARKVLLYTDDLDQAKFVSSGLNDDASVRNLEIMDEPESHVPEEVRRHHRHIPWRQIVATRNRLIHGDLGIDNDTLWSIVRDDIPLLAGSLAGLKAGLR; this is translated from the coding sequence GTGTCTGATTCTCCGGCACGGGAGTGGCAGTTCTATATCGACGACATGCTGGAAACTGCGCGCAAGGTACTGCTTTACACCGACGACCTCGACCAGGCGAAGTTCGTTTCCAGTGGACTCAACGATGACGCCTCCGTGCGCAATCTCGAAATCATGGACGAGCCGGAAAGCCATGTTCCGGAGGAGGTCCGCCGCCATCACCGTCACATCCCCTGGCGCCAGATCGTGGCCACCCGCAATCGCCTGATCCACGGCGACCTGGGAATCGACAACGACACGCTCTGGAGCATCGTTCGCGATGACATTCCGCTCCTGGCCGGATCGCTGGCAGGACTGAAGGCAGGCCTGAGGTAG
- a CDS encoding acyl-CoA dehydrogenase, which translates to MTAYRAPLAEMRFVMDELAGFAELGAQCPAWAEVTPDLAEAVLTEAARFAEEVLLPLNHVGDREGCRLEAGRVTTPPGWREAYRAFCAGGWNGIACPPEYGGQGLPASLAVAVKEMLCSANLAFSLAPLLTTGAVDALLLGADAALKAAYVEKMVSGAWAGTMNLTEPQAGSDLALIRCRAEPDGAGRYRLFGQKIFITYGEHDLADNIVHLVLARLPDAPPGVKGISLFLVPKVLPDGRKNDLRCLSLEHKLGIHASPTCVMAYGDGEGALGSLVGEAHRGLETMFVMMNEARLGVGLQGVALGERAWQAARAYARQRLQGRDALTGEGPVPLDRHPDVRRMLLLMQTRVQAMRALCYLAYGLMDRARAHPEPGQRAEALALAEFLTPMVKAGGTETGVEVASLAIQVHGGTGYMEETGVAQFYRDARITPLYEGTTGIQANDLVFRKLLRDGGATARGLFARIAATVGELEAAQQGDLQVLALRLQEGLAAWTAASEHLLAGTKDDGAGSLAAAVPYLNLAVTVAGGWQLARGALAAAARLAAGAGEAGPLRARIAGARFYGEHVLPQAGAWLVTVRAGAAGLKAGLPDGD; encoded by the coding sequence ATGACCGCCTACCGCGCTCCGCTGGCCGAAATGCGCTTCGTCATGGACGAACTGGCGGGCTTTGCCGAACTCGGCGCCCAGTGCCCCGCTTGGGCCGAGGTCACGCCCGACCTGGCCGAGGCGGTCCTGACCGAGGCGGCCCGCTTCGCTGAGGAAGTCCTGCTGCCCCTGAATCACGTCGGCGACCGGGAAGGCTGCCGCCTGGAGGCGGGCCGGGTCACGACGCCGCCGGGCTGGCGGGAAGCCTACCGCGCCTTCTGCGCCGGCGGCTGGAACGGCATCGCCTGCCCGCCGGAGTACGGTGGCCAGGGCTTGCCGGCCAGCCTGGCCGTGGCGGTGAAGGAAATGCTCTGTTCGGCCAACCTGGCCTTCTCCCTGGCGCCCCTGCTCACCACCGGGGCGGTGGACGCCCTGCTGCTGGGGGCGGACGCGGCGCTCAAGGCCGCCTATGTGGAAAAAATGGTCAGCGGCGCCTGGGCCGGTACCATGAATCTCACCGAACCCCAGGCTGGTTCGGATCTGGCCCTCATCCGCTGCCGCGCCGAGCCCGATGGTGCCGGCCGCTACCGCCTCTTCGGGCAAAAGATATTCATCACCTACGGCGAGCACGACCTCGCCGACAATATCGTGCATTTGGTCCTCGCTCGCCTGCCGGACGCGCCGCCGGGGGTGAAGGGCATTTCCCTCTTCCTCGTCCCCAAGGTGCTCCCCGACGGGCGGAAGAACGACCTGCGCTGCCTCTCCCTGGAACACAAACTGGGAATCCACGCCAGCCCCACCTGCGTCATGGCCTACGGCGACGGGGAAGGCGCCCTGGGCAGCCTGGTGGGCGAAGCGCACCGGGGCCTGGAAACCATGTTCGTGATGATGAACGAGGCCCGCCTGGGCGTCGGTCTGCAGGGGGTTGCCCTCGGGGAACGGGCCTGGCAGGCCGCCCGGGCCTACGCCCGGCAACGGCTGCAGGGCCGCGATGCCCTCACCGGCGAAGGGCCGGTGCCCCTGGATCGCCACCCGGACGTGAGGCGCATGCTTCTCCTCATGCAGACCCGGGTGCAGGCCATGCGGGCCCTGTGCTACCTCGCCTACGGCCTCATGGACCGGGCCCGCGCCCATCCCGAACCCGGGCAGCGTGCCGAAGCCCTGGCCCTGGCGGAATTCCTCACGCCCATGGTCAAGGCCGGCGGCACGGAAACCGGGGTCGAGGTCGCCTCCCTGGCCATCCAGGTCCATGGCGGCACCGGCTACATGGAAGAAACCGGTGTCGCCCAGTTTTATCGTGATGCGCGCATCACCCCCCTCTACGAAGGCACCACCGGCATCCAGGCCAACGATCTGGTGTTCAGGAAACTGCTGCGCGATGGCGGTGCCACCGCCCGCGGGCTGTTTGCACGCATCGCCGCGACGGTCGGGGAATTGGAGGCGGCGCAGCAGGGCGACCTGCAGGTCCTGGCCCTGCGCTTGCAGGAAGGCCTCGCCGCCTGGACCGCCGCCAGCGAACACCTGCTGGCCGGTACCAAGGATGACGGAGCAGGAAGCCTCGCCGCCGCGGTGCCCTACCTCAATCTTGCAGTGACCGTCGCCGGGGGCTGGCAGCTGGCCCGCGGCGCCCTGGCGGCTGCGGCCCGGCTGGCTGCCGGGGCGGGAGAGGCTGGCCCGCTGCGCGCCCGCATCGCCGGAGCCCGCTTCTACGGCGAGCATGTCCTGCCCCAGGCGGGCGCCTGGCTGGTCACGGTCAGGGCCGGCGCCGCGGGCCTGAAGGCCGGCCTGCCGGACGGGGATTGA
- a CDS encoding YaiI/YqxD family protein, whose amino-acid sequence MKIWVDADACPVVIKEILYRAAQRTQISLTLVANQMLRVPPSPWIKALQVPGGFDVADQRIVAEAQAGDLVISADIPLAAQVIAKGASVIDPRGELLTEANIQERLTMRNFMDTLRSSGVETGGPAALSSADRQAFANRLDRWLTKRG is encoded by the coding sequence ATGAAAATCTGGGTCGACGCCGACGCCTGCCCCGTCGTCATCAAGGAAATCCTCTACCGCGCCGCCCAGCGCACCCAGATCTCCCTCACCCTGGTGGCCAACCAGATGCTGCGCGTGCCTCCGTCACCGTGGATCAAGGCCCTGCAGGTGCCCGGGGGCTTCGATGTGGCGGATCAGCGCATCGTCGCAGAGGCCCAGGCGGGCGATCTGGTCATCAGCGCCGACATCCCCCTTGCCGCCCAGGTCATCGCCAAGGGCGCCAGCGTCATCGATCCCCGCGGCGAATTGCTGACCGAAGCTAACATCCAGGAGCGCCTCACCATGCGCAATTTCATGGACACCCTGCGCAGCAGCGGTGTCGAAACCGGCGGCCCGGCGGCGCTCTCCAGCGCAGATCGCCAGGCCTTCGCCAACCGGTTGGATCGCTGGCTGACCAAGCGGGGATAG
- a CDS encoding nitronate monooxygenase, producing the protein MAVPESLRRGLALPVIGAPLFIVSTPELVIAQCKAGVIGAFPALNARPPGELERWIERIEAELAACPGAAAYAVNQIVHRSNPRLEHDLEVCVRHRVPLVITSLRAPGEVVPAVHGYGGLVFHDVISVRHAEKALEAGVDGLILVCAGAGGHGGTLSPFALMAEVRRFYDGPIALSGAIATGRGILAALALGADFAYIGTRFIATREARASDAYKACLVDSTAADIVYTPYFSGVAGNYLRASIVAAGFDPEHLPSAESPPLDLAAATTAKVWKDIWGAGQGVGAIDDLPPTADLVARLAREYAAARVALNRLSP; encoded by the coding sequence ATGGCCGTCCCCGAATCCCTGCGCCGGGGCCTGGCCCTGCCGGTGATCGGGGCGCCCCTGTTCATCGTCTCGACGCCGGAACTGGTCATCGCCCAGTGCAAGGCCGGGGTCATCGGCGCCTTTCCCGCCCTCAACGCCCGGCCGCCCGGGGAGTTGGAACGCTGGATCGAGCGCATCGAGGCCGAACTCGCCGCCTGCCCGGGGGCCGCAGCCTACGCGGTGAATCAGATCGTCCATCGCAGCAATCCCCGTCTTGAGCACGATCTGGAAGTCTGTGTGCGGCACCGGGTTCCCCTGGTCATCACCAGCCTGCGGGCGCCGGGGGAAGTGGTGCCGGCAGTGCACGGCTACGGGGGCCTGGTCTTCCACGACGTCATCAGCGTGCGCCATGCGGAGAAGGCCCTGGAAGCCGGCGTCGATGGGCTGATCCTGGTCTGCGCCGGCGCCGGAGGCCACGGCGGCACCCTGAGTCCCTTCGCCCTGATGGCGGAGGTGCGCCGCTTCTACGACGGGCCCATCGCTCTTTCCGGCGCCATCGCCACCGGCCGCGGCATCCTGGCGGCCCTGGCTCTGGGGGCTGATTTCGCCTATATCGGCACCCGCTTCATCGCTACCCGGGAGGCCCGGGCGAGCGACGCCTACAAGGCCTGTCTGGTCGATTCCACGGCGGCGGACATCGTCTATACGCCCTATTTTTCTGGGGTGGCGGGCAATTATCTGCGGGCCAGCATCGTCGCCGCCGGCTTCGATCCGGAGCATCTGCCCTCCGCGGAGAGCCCGCCGCTCGATCTCGCCGCCGCGACCACCGCCAAGGTCTGGAAGGACATCTGGGGCGCGGGCCAGGGGGTGGGCGCCATCGACGATCTTCCCCCCACCGCCGACCTGGTCGCGCGTCTGGCCCGCGAATACGCTGCCGCCCGGGTAGCCCTGAACCGCCTGTCGCCATGA